A stretch of Sinimarinibacterium sp. NLF-5-8 DNA encodes these proteins:
- a CDS encoding site-specific integrase: MAKIKLTKSAVDAAQPQAQPIELRDTLVPGFLCKITPAGRKVFMLQYRTNAGERRKPALGLYGELTVEQARSLAQNWLAEVRRGGDPGAAKAEARKAPTVKELCAKFMEDYSKHRNKPSTQKGYQGNIDRNIIPILGRMKVQDVKRPDVAAMMKKLDYKPGEANKALAVLRKMFNLAEVWGYRPDGSNPCRHIPLYTGGKTTRLITDDEMAKLFKHLEQIEAEGLVPYVIPLAIRLQFEFAARRSEIVLLEWEWIDLENRRVVWPDSKTGGMSKPMSEEAYRLLSTAPRQEGNPYVLPSPRHPGEHLTTGEYYNGWSRTLKAVGVPHVGTHGIRHRSATDIANSGIPVKVGMVLTAHKTVTMFMRYIHTEDDPVRQAAELVANRRQTITGARKPAEATT, encoded by the coding sequence ATGGCCAAGATCAAACTCACCAAGTCCGCAGTCGATGCGGCACAACCCCAGGCGCAGCCCATCGAGCTGCGCGATACCCTCGTTCCCGGCTTCCTGTGCAAGATCACGCCAGCGGGCCGCAAGGTGTTCATGCTCCAGTACCGGACGAACGCCGGCGAGCGTCGCAAGCCCGCCTTGGGCCTGTACGGAGAACTGACCGTCGAGCAGGCCCGCTCGCTGGCGCAGAACTGGCTGGCCGAGGTTCGCCGGGGCGGCGATCCCGGCGCCGCCAAGGCCGAGGCGCGCAAGGCGCCGACAGTCAAGGAACTGTGCGCGAAGTTCATGGAGGACTACTCCAAGCACCGCAACAAGCCCAGCACGCAGAAGGGCTACCAGGGCAACATCGACCGCAACATCATTCCGATCCTGGGCCGCATGAAGGTGCAGGACGTGAAGCGCCCCGACGTGGCGGCGATGATGAAGAAGCTGGACTACAAGCCGGGCGAGGCGAACAAGGCGCTGGCCGTCCTGCGCAAGATGTTCAACCTAGCCGAAGTTTGGGGCTATCGCCCGGACGGCTCTAACCCGTGCCGGCATATCCCGCTGTACACCGGCGGCAAGACAACCCGTCTCATCACCGACGACGAGATGGCCAAGCTGTTCAAGCACCTTGAGCAGATCGAGGCCGAGGGTCTTGTCCCCTATGTCATCCCGTTGGCGATCCGCCTGCAATTCGAGTTCGCGGCCCGGCGCTCCGAAATCGTGCTGCTCGAATGGGAGTGGATCGACTTGGAAAACCGGAGGGTGGTCTGGCCGGACAGCAAAACCGGCGGCATGTCCAAGCCTATGAGCGAGGAAGCCTACCGGTTGCTCTCGACGGCTCCCCGGCAGGAAGGCAACCCCTACGTGCTGCCGTCTCCGCGTCATCCGGGAGAGCACCTAACCACCGGCGAGTATTACAACGGTTGGAGCCGCACCCTCAAGGCGGTCGGCGTGCCGCACGTCGGCACGCACGGCATCCGCCACCGCTCGGCCACCGACATCGCCAACTCGGGCATCCCGGTGAAGGTTGGCATGGTGCTGACGGCGCACAAGACCGTAACCATGTTTATGCGCTACATCCACACCGAGGATGACCCGGTGCGCCAGGCGGCTGAGCTGGTAGCAAACCGGCGGCAGACCATCACTGGTGCCCGGAAGCCTGCGGAGGCCACAACATGA
- a CDS encoding OmpA family protein: protein MKKKIFVAAAMASMAWSSAHALEPGYLGLLGDYTFTDSVRNTKDGSGFTLLYGLPLAEALDLEFNAGTARYQRKYASGSDRAHHLGADLRYTFAGTPVLSGFLIGGAGAMFDRTAAKNDTSPYLNVGLGLRVPLIKNWSTRFEVREYATFNDSFKDSTQFDTRLGIGFEYALGTAPAPAPVIVDGDSDGDGVRDSIDQCPGTAPGTPVDAKGCPLPPPDTDGDGVPDSQDRCPGTPAGIQVDANGCPLDDDGDGVPNSLDRCPNTPAGFKVDEQGCVIEKQTVAVLNSVSFEFNSSRLTADAKQSLARVVEGLKGQQSMTVEIAGHTDAIGSVAANQKVSQQRANAVREYLIGQGIAGSRLTAKGYGKAKPIASNDTADGRAENRRVEFHVLTR from the coding sequence ATGAAGAAAAAAATCTTTGTTGCGGCAGCGATGGCCAGTATGGCCTGGTCATCCGCACACGCACTGGAGCCGGGCTATCTGGGCCTGCTCGGCGACTACACGTTTACCGATTCGGTTCGCAACACCAAGGATGGCTCCGGCTTTACCTTGCTCTACGGGTTGCCGCTTGCCGAGGCGCTGGATCTCGAATTCAACGCAGGCACGGCACGCTATCAGCGCAAATATGCCAGTGGCTCCGACCGTGCACACCATCTCGGCGCCGATCTGCGTTACACCTTTGCCGGTACGCCTGTGCTCAGCGGCTTTCTGATCGGGGGTGCGGGTGCGATGTTTGACCGCACCGCAGCCAAAAACGACACCTCGCCTTACCTCAATGTGGGTCTTGGCCTGCGGGTGCCGCTGATCAAGAACTGGTCCACCCGATTCGAAGTGCGCGAATACGCCACTTTCAACGACTCGTTCAAGGACAGCACCCAGTTCGATACCCGTCTGGGCATCGGTTTTGAATATGCGCTGGGCACAGCACCTGCACCAGCACCGGTGATCGTCGATGGCGACAGCGATGGTGATGGCGTGCGCGACTCCATCGACCAATGCCCGGGCACCGCGCCGGGAACGCCGGTCGATGCCAAGGGCTGCCCGCTGCCGCCGCCGGATACCGATGGCGATGGCGTGCCCGACAGTCAGGATCGCTGCCCCGGCACGCCTGCCGGCATCCAGGTTGATGCCAACGGTTGCCCGCTCGATGACGATGGTGACGGTGTGCCCAACAGCCTCGATCGCTGCCCGAATACGCCCGCCGGTTTCAAGGTGGACGAACAGGGCTGCGTGATCGAAAAACAGACCGTTGCCGTGCTCAACAGCGTTTCGTTCGAGTTCAACTCCAGCCGCCTGACCGCTGACGCCAAGCAGTCGCTGGCTCGGGTGGTGGAAGGCCTCAAGGGTCAGCAGTCGATGACCGTCGAGATTGCCGGTCACACGGATGCCATCGGCAGCGTCGCCGCCAACCAGAAGGTTTCACAACAGCGCGCCAACGCCGTGCGTGAATACCTGATCGGCCAGGGCATTGCCGGCTCACGCCTGACCGCCAAGGGTTACGGCAAGGCCAAGCCGATTGCCTCCAACGACACCGCCGATGGCCGTGCCGAAAACCGCCGCGTCGAGTTTCACGTTTTGACGCGCTGA
- a CDS encoding DUF445 domain-containing protein, with translation MHIQTWAQIVADVQLNWHLYVAMPFVAAAIGYVTKIVAIRMMFEPIEFIGKPPYLGWQGIVPRKAAIMAGIACDTMTTKLIRPEDVFGKLDPDRIAQELEKPLLGAVDDIVREVAEQYSPGLWEAAPDAIKQLIIRRIQEEAPNIVRDIMIDIKKNIDSVFNLKDMVVTNLLRDKPLLNSIFLEVGHKEFAFIRNSGLFFGFLIGIVQAVVWGLTQNVWVMPLFGGFTGWFTDWLALKMIFSPKYPTKYLGGLIRWHGLFMKHREDVSAEYGRMIARQIVTPKNIIDAILRGPLSDRLFTMVQKQVQRVVDDQAGLAKPFVVFAVGSAKYIELKRTVSDAIIKRLPETLAHVENYAAEAMDLENMLAEKMKELSIEEFEALLHPAFEQDEWILITVGAVLGFLVGELQVHVMLHFAKHPPEATVSAIQHLTGLA, from the coding sequence ATGCATATACAGACGTGGGCACAGATCGTTGCCGATGTGCAATTGAACTGGCATCTATATGTGGCGATGCCCTTTGTTGCAGCGGCAATCGGCTATGTCACCAAGATCGTGGCGATCCGGATGATGTTCGAGCCGATCGAGTTCATCGGCAAGCCGCCCTATCTTGGCTGGCAGGGCATCGTGCCGCGCAAGGCCGCGATCATGGCCGGCATCGCCTGCGACACCATGACCACCAAGCTGATCCGTCCCGAGGATGTGTTCGGCAAACTGGATCCGGATCGCATCGCCCAGGAACTTGAAAAGCCGTTGCTGGGCGCGGTGGACGACATCGTCCGCGAGGTTGCCGAGCAATACTCGCCGGGGCTGTGGGAAGCGGCGCCGGATGCGATCAAGCAACTGATCATCCGTCGCATTCAGGAAGAAGCCCCGAATATCGTTCGGGACATCATGATCGACATCAAAAAGAACATCGACTCGGTGTTCAATCTCAAAGACATGGTGGTCACCAACCTTCTGCGCGACAAACCGCTGCTCAATTCGATTTTTCTGGAAGTCGGACATAAGGAATTTGCCTTCATTCGCAACTCCGGCCTGTTCTTTGGCTTTCTGATCGGCATTGTCCAGGCCGTGGTATGGGGGCTGACGCAAAACGTCTGGGTGATGCCGCTGTTCGGCGGCTTTACCGGCTGGTTCACCGACTGGCTGGCATTGAAGATGATCTTCAGCCCCAAGTACCCCACCAAGTACCTTGGCGGGCTGATCCGCTGGCATGGCCTGTTCATGAAGCATCGTGAAGATGTTTCGGCGGAATATGGCCGCATGATCGCGCGCCAGATCGTCACGCCGAAGAACATCATCGACGCCATCTTGCGCGGGCCGTTGTCGGATCGCCTGTTCACCATGGTGCAGAAGCAGGTGCAGCGTGTGGTGGACGATCAGGCCGGGCTGGCCAAGCCGTTCGTGGTGTTTGCCGTTGGCAGCGCCAAATACATCGAACTCAAGCGCACCGTTTCCGACGCCATCATCAAACGCCTGCCGGAAACGCTGGCGCATGTCGAAAACTACGCGGCCGAGGCGATGGATCTGGAAAACATGCTGGCCGAAAAGATGAAAGAGCTGTCGATCGAGGAGTTCGAAGCCCTGTTGCACCCGGCCTTTGAGCAGGATGAATGGATTCTGATCACCGTTGGTGCCGTACTCGGGTTTCTCGTCGGTGAACTGCAGGTGCATGTGATGCTGCACTTTGCCAAGCACCCCCCGGAAGCCACGGTTTCGGCGATCCAGCATCTGACCGGGCTGGCATGA
- the ppnN gene encoding nucleotide 5'-monophosphate nucleosidase PpnN, with protein MRHPVVDAVISPSHNLPLLSRTEVARMLDASQGQLHTLFRNCSLAVLSTGHDIGDGQELIDRYPDFDVRVSPRERGLQLHLRNAPAQAFVDGHIIQGIREHLFAVLRDVVYAAEQIIDQPAFDLSCSDGLTDAVFHILRNAGVLKIGTRQQQLVVCWGGHAISRHEYDYSKYVGYHLGLRGLDVCTGCGIGAMKGPMKGAAVGHAKQRITRGRYIGISEPGIIAAEAPNPIVNALVIMPDIEKRLEAFVRMAHGIIIFPGGVGTAEEILYLLGILLHPDNAELPFPLIFTGPASAAEYFARIDDFIVNTLGEAARARYRIIIDDPEQVAREMQAGVAGVRAFRAERDDAYCFNWQLQIEAAFQQPFIPTHAHMAALDLRREQPPHQLAAQLRRAFSGVVAGNVKADGIDAVARHGPFELHGDPAIMVRMDALLTRFAEQKRMKLPGKQYQPCYRIVR; from the coding sequence ATGCGCCACCCCGTTGTCGATGCCGTTATTTCCCCCAGTCACAATCTGCCGCTGCTGTCGCGTACCGAAGTGGCGCGCATGCTCGATGCCAGCCAGGGGCAGTTGCACACCCTGTTTCGCAACTGTTCACTCGCTGTATTGAGCACAGGACACGATATTGGCGATGGACAGGAGCTGATTGACCGCTATCCGGATTTTGACGTGCGCGTTTCGCCCCGTGAGCGCGGTCTGCAACTGCACTTGCGCAATGCCCCGGCACAGGCGTTTGTGGACGGACACATCATTCAAGGCATCCGCGAGCATCTGTTTGCCGTGCTGCGTGATGTGGTCTACGCCGCCGAACAGATCATCGACCAGCCTGCGTTCGACCTGTCCTGCTCCGACGGCCTGACCGATGCGGTGTTTCACATCCTGCGTAATGCCGGTGTGCTGAAAATCGGCACCCGGCAGCAGCAACTGGTGGTGTGCTGGGGTGGTCACGCCATTTCCCGGCACGAATACGACTACAGCAAATATGTGGGCTACCACCTGGGTTTGCGCGGGCTGGATGTCTGTACCGGCTGCGGCATCGGCGCGATGAAAGGGCCGATGAAGGGCGCGGCGGTCGGCCATGCCAAGCAGCGCATCACCCGCGGGCGCTACATCGGCATCAGTGAGCCGGGGATCATCGCCGCCGAAGCGCCCAATCCCATCGTCAACGCGCTGGTGATCATGCCCGACATCGAAAAGCGCCTGGAAGCGTTTGTGCGCATGGCGCACGGCATCATCATCTTCCCCGGCGGGGTCGGCACGGCTGAAGAAATTCTCTATCTGCTCGGCATTTTGTTGCACCCTGACAATGCCGAACTGCCATTTCCCCTGATTTTTACCGGCCCGGCCTCGGCCGCCGAATACTTTGCGCGCATCGATGACTTCATCGTCAACACACTGGGCGAGGCGGCGCGCGCGCGTTACCGGATCATCATCGACGATCCCGAACAGGTCGCGCGCGAAATGCAAGCCGGCGTGGCCGGGGTGCGCGCGTTTCGCGCCGAGCGTGACGACGCCTACTGCTTCAACTGGCAGTTGCAGATCGAGGCCGCATTTCAGCAGCCCTTCATTCCCACCCACGCGCACATGGCCGCGCTGGACCTGCGCCGCGAGCAGCCGCCACATCAACTGGCGGCACAGTTGCGCCGCGCGTTTTCCGGGGTGGTGGCCGGCAACGTCAAGGCCGATGGCATTGACGCGGTGGCTCGGCATGGGCCATTCGAACTGCACGGCGACCCCGCCATCATGGTGCGCATGGATGCCCTGCTGACCCGTTTTGCCGAGCAAAAACGCATGAAGCTCCCCGGCAAGCAATACCAGCCCTGCTACCGGATTGTCCGCTGA
- a CDS encoding DUF4124 domain-containing protein, producing the protein MKASLIALLLWLPGVAWAADAIYRVVGADGVVRYTDKPPHPNARPLQLYAPESAAAQTAPARARAEVVPEALRKAARFAVSVESPTPGQIMAADQVILAASVMPGLVSGFTLTYLIDGQAATRAPVQTLSLRLTPSMISVGEHRLQVAVRDDRGQELARSAEVRFSVVAP; encoded by the coding sequence ATGAAAGCGTCGTTGATTGCACTGCTGCTGTGGTTGCCGGGGGTGGCATGGGCTGCCGATGCGATCTATCGCGTCGTCGGTGCCGACGGCGTGGTGCGCTACACCGACAAGCCGCCGCATCCCAACGCGCGGCCATTACAGTTGTACGCCCCCGAAAGTGCGGCGGCGCAAACGGCTCCAGCGCGCGCGCGCGCAGAAGTGGTGCCTGAGGCCCTGCGCAAGGCAGCGCGGTTTGCGGTCAGTGTCGAATCCCCCACGCCCGGGCAGATCATGGCCGCCGATCAGGTCATCTTGGCCGCCAGCGTCATGCCGGGGCTGGTCAGCGGTTTCACCCTGACCTATCTCATCGACGGTCAGGCCGCCACGCGCGCGCCGGTGCAGACCCTGAGTCTGCGACTCACCCCTTCGATGATCTCGGTGGGCGAACATCGTCTGCAGGTCGCTGTGCGTGATGATCGCGGACAAGAACTCGCGCGCTCGGCAGAAGTGCGTTTCAGCGTGGTGGCGCCATGA
- a CDS encoding metallophosphoesterase yields the protein MTVAPASARLLFCGDTHGSLDHLIELARAHPAHQLIHVGDLAPLSAPLEQLLPDDVAQRFWFIPGNHDFDEDADIDRLLGSALAARNLHGQVHEIAGLRIAGLGGHFLGRVWYPRGERPAVSRNRAQALQRLSARERWRGGLSRRLRAAIYPDELEALRQQQADVLVCHEAPGSHRFGFRVLDELALAMGCQLVVHGHQHEDYQSHLPGSRVRAIGVGLRGVTDFNGRVLRPGE from the coding sequence ATGACCGTTGCCCCCGCCTCGGCGCGCCTGCTGTTTTGCGGCGATACGCACGGCAGTCTGGATCACCTGATCGAACTGGCGCGCGCGCATCCCGCACACCAGCTCATTCACGTGGGCGATCTGGCGCCGCTGTCGGCCCCGCTGGAGCAGTTGCTGCCCGATGACGTGGCGCAGCGCTTCTGGTTCATTCCCGGCAATCACGACTTTGACGAAGATGCCGACATCGACCGTCTGCTGGGCTCGGCGTTGGCGGCGCGCAATCTGCATGGACAGGTGCACGAGATCGCTGGGCTGCGCATTGCCGGACTGGGCGGCCATTTTCTCGGACGTGTCTGGTATCCGCGCGGCGAACGGCCTGCGGTTTCGCGCAACCGCGCGCAGGCCTTGCAGCGTCTGTCTGCGCGCGAACGCTGGCGTGGCGGGTTGTCACGCCGCCTGCGCGCCGCAATCTATCCCGACGAGCTCGAAGCGCTGCGCCAGCAACAGGCCGATGTCCTGGTCTGCCACGAAGCGCCCGGCAGTCACCGCTTTGGATTTCGCGTGCTCGACGAACTGGCGCTGGCGATGGGATGCCAGCTCGTCGTCCATGGCCACCAGCATGAGGATTACCAGAGTCACCTGCCCGGCAGCCGCGTGCGCGCTATTGGCGTGGGGCTGCGCGGGGTGACCGACTTCAATGGCCGGGTGCTGCGCCCCGGTGAATGA
- a CDS encoding tetratricopeptide repeat protein, whose amino-acid sequence MAELLIGAGASAGGGAAAEVIEVSDFAREVVERSQQIPVLVDFWADWCEPCKQLAPQIEAAVRRFAGRVVLAKVNADQHSQWVQRAGVRGLPNVKLLIGGRVADEFTGVQPQAAIEQWLEQLLPPAPSDVLADVDALLADGHRQQALARLMQATQMPEAPVGVWLRLARLLLLEQPAQAQQALQQIPPGAREADDARAMLRVLDFLDAPTDTLADSPARAPYIVAQQALARADVTQAMDALIESVRLDRKFEDDLARKRLVDMFNWLGSADERTRDYRLKLYDVL is encoded by the coding sequence ATGGCTGAATTGTTGATTGGAGCAGGCGCGTCGGCTGGCGGCGGCGCGGCGGCAGAAGTGATTGAGGTGAGCGACTTTGCCCGCGAAGTGGTGGAGCGTTCGCAGCAGATTCCGGTGCTGGTGGATTTTTGGGCCGATTGGTGCGAGCCGTGCAAGCAGCTTGCGCCGCAGATCGAAGCCGCGGTGCGGCGCTTTGCCGGGCGCGTGGTGCTGGCCAAGGTCAACGCCGATCAGCACTCACAATGGGTGCAGCGCGCGGGCGTGCGCGGCCTGCCCAACGTCAAGCTGCTGATCGGCGGCCGGGTGGCCGATGAGTTCACCGGCGTGCAGCCGCAGGCGGCCATCGAACAATGGCTGGAACAGTTGCTGCCACCGGCGCCGTCCGATGTGCTGGCCGACGTCGATGCGCTGCTGGCCGACGGCCATCGTCAACAGGCGCTGGCACGGCTGATGCAGGCCACGCAAATGCCGGAAGCGCCGGTTGGCGTGTGGCTGCGGCTGGCACGCTTGCTGCTGCTGGAGCAGCCCGCACAGGCGCAGCAGGCGCTGCAACAAATCCCGCCCGGCGCGCGCGAGGCCGACGATGCCAGGGCCATGCTGCGGGTGCTGGATTTTCTCGATGCGCCCACCGATACGCTGGCGGACAGCCCGGCGCGCGCGCCGTACATCGTCGCGCAGCAGGCCTTGGCGCGCGCTGACGTGACGCAGGCCATGGACGCCCTGATCGAGTCGGTGCGGCTGGATCGCAAGTTTGAAGATGACCTGGCGCGCAAACGGCTGGTGGATATGTTCAATTGGCTGGGTTCGGCGGATGAGCGCACCCGCGATTACCGGCTGAAGCTGTACGACGTGCTGTAG
- a CDS encoding glycerophosphodiester phosphodiesterase family protein — translation MSKPLTIYGHRGARAHAPENTLLGLETGIRLGADWLEIDVQHHAGELWLMHDLTLERTTNGRGYLNQHSAAELRALDAGQGQRIPTLAEAMTLIEQRAGLNIELKSWDGCAEAVADHLRTAIAQGWPLQQLRVSSFHLPELWAFKQALPEVSIGVLSCGVPLDWAAVATEMGADSLHISDEFVDQKLIDDAHARGLKVLVYTVNDPAQMRALMAQGIDGIFTDAPGIARAALEAARAQ, via the coding sequence ATGAGCAAGCCTTTGACCATTTACGGCCATCGCGGCGCGCGCGCGCATGCGCCGGAAAACACCTTGCTGGGACTGGAAACCGGCATCCGCCTGGGCGCCGACTGGCTGGAAATCGACGTTCAGCATCACGCCGGTGAGCTGTGGCTGATGCACGATTTGACCCTGGAGCGCACCACCAACGGGCGCGGCTATCTAAACCAGCACAGTGCCGCCGAACTGCGCGCGCTGGATGCCGGGCAAGGCCAGCGCATCCCTACGCTGGCCGAGGCGATGACGCTGATCGAGCAACGCGCAGGGCTGAACATCGAACTCAAAAGCTGGGACGGCTGCGCCGAGGCCGTCGCCGATCATCTGCGCACGGCCATCGCCCAGGGCTGGCCGCTGCAACAGCTGCGGGTGTCGTCGTTTCACCTGCCCGAACTTTGGGCGTTCAAGCAGGCATTGCCGGAGGTGTCGATTGGCGTGTTGAGTTGCGGCGTGCCGCTGGACTGGGCGGCGGTTGCCACTGAAATGGGCGCAGATTCACTGCATATTTCGGATGAATTCGTCGATCAGAAACTCATCGACGACGCCCACGCGCGCGGACTCAAGGTTCTGGTTTATACCGTCAACGACCCCGCCCAAATGCGCGCGCTGATGGCACAAGGCATCGACGGCATCTTCACCGACGCACCCGGCATCGCGCGCGCGGCACTGGAGGCCGCGCGCGCGCAATAG
- the pyk gene encoding pyruvate kinase — MRRTKILATLGPATDDADTLKRMISAGLDAVRLNFSHGSADDHRQRARRVRQVAQELGVDVAILADLQGPKIRIESFANEAVTLTDGARFVLDTAHPPHAGTAEIVGCAYAELPQDVRAGDRLLLNDGAIRLRVDEVRGTQVICTVRVGGVLSNRKGINKQGGGLSADALTDKDRADILTAAELDVDFIAVSFPRSAADMQQARALVRAAGSDAALVAKIERAEALPVLDALIAASDVVMVARGDLGVEIGDAELPGWQKRIIAASREQNKMVITATQMMESMINHSIPTRAEVLDVANAVMDGTDAVMLSAETAVGRYPVQTVQAMARVCRGAESSMQHLPQHTLRRSTTHFARTDEAIAMAAAWAAQQMGARAIVALTESGNTALLASRSRTSIPIYAMTRHDKTRRRMALCANVFAVAFDPSDVGGPAQIREAVETLKYRNALAAGERALITKGDGAGSGGTNTMKIIEVPA; from the coding sequence ATGCGCCGCACCAAAATCCTCGCCACACTCGGACCGGCCACCGATGACGCCGACACCCTCAAGCGCATGATCAGCGCCGGGTTGGATGCCGTGCGCCTGAACTTTTCGCATGGCAGCGCCGACGATCACCGCCAGCGCGCGCGCCGGGTGCGCCAGGTGGCGCAAGAGCTGGGCGTGGATGTGGCGATTCTGGCCGATTTGCAGGGGCCGAAAATCCGCATCGAATCGTTTGCCAACGAGGCGGTCACGCTGACCGACGGCGCGCGCTTTGTGCTGGATACCGCGCACCCGCCCCATGCGGGGACGGCGGAGATTGTTGGCTGCGCCTACGCCGAGCTGCCGCAGGACGTGCGCGCGGGCGACCGGCTGCTGCTCAACGATGGCGCGATCCGCCTGCGCGTGGACGAGGTGCGCGGCACCCAGGTGATCTGCACCGTGCGCGTTGGCGGCGTGCTGTCCAACCGCAAGGGCATCAACAAGCAAGGCGGTGGCCTGTCGGCAGACGCGCTCACCGACAAAGACCGCGCAGACATCCTCACCGCCGCTGAACTGGATGTGGATTTCATCGCCGTGTCGTTTCCGCGCAGCGCCGCCGATATGCAGCAAGCGCGCGCGCTGGTGCGCGCGGCGGGCAGTGATGCGGCGCTGGTGGCCAAGATCGAGCGCGCCGAGGCGCTGCCGGTACTGGATGCACTGATCGCCGCCAGCGATGTGGTGATGGTGGCGCGCGGTGATTTGGGCGTTGAAATTGGTGATGCCGAATTGCCCGGCTGGCAAAAACGCATCATTGCCGCCAGCCGTGAGCAAAACAAAATGGTCATCACCGCCACGCAAATGATGGAGTCGATGATCAATCACTCCATCCCCACGCGCGCCGAGGTTCTGGACGTGGCCAACGCGGTCATGGACGGCACCGATGCGGTGATGCTGTCGGCCGAAACCGCCGTGGGTCGGTACCCGGTGCAAACGGTGCAGGCGATGGCGCGGGTGTGTCGCGGCGCCGAATCCAGCATGCAGCATTTGCCGCAGCACACGCTGCGCCGCAGCACCACGCACTTTGCGCGCACCGATGAGGCGATTGCGATGGCGGCGGCCTGGGCGGCGCAGCAAATGGGCGCGCGCGCGATTGTGGCGCTGACCGAGTCCGGCAACACTGCGCTGCTGGCTTCGCGCAGCCGCACCTCGATCCCGATTTACGCGATGACCCGCCATGACAAAACCCGCCGCCGCATGGCGCTGTGCGCCAACGTGTTCGCGGTTGCGTTTGACCCCAGCGACGTCGGCGGCCCGGCGCAAATCCGCGAGGCGGTTGAAACGCTCAAATACCGCAACGCCCTGGCCGCCGGTGAGCGCGCGCTGATTACCAAAGGCGACGGTGCTGGCAGCGGCGGCACCAACACCATGAAAATCATCGAGGTTCCGGCATGA
- a CDS encoding patatin-like phospholipase family protein, with amino-acid sequence MADDQTRSAAPPAPPKTAWVFSGGGSLGAVQVGMMQALARAGVVPDCIVGASVGALNGAIFAQDPTPARADALADLWMSLRREDVFPLSLWAGFRALVLKRDHVVAPEALQRLLDRALQVQRFEQMKIPLHIVASDALNGEEVVLSSGDVRTALLASAAIPVVFPSVHYQGRYLVDGGVSSNTPITSAMQQGATRLIVLPTGTSCGAREPPHHMAALALHMLSLLTMRQLDRDIARYQRDVQIIIVPPLCPLNVSVFDFSHTQSLIDQAREQTQKWLADDGLAQTGALHVPLAHSHQPHDPDHACGLPAVD; translated from the coding sequence ATGGCAGACGATCAAACCCGTTCAGCAGCGCCCCCAGCCCCGCCCAAAACCGCCTGGGTGTTCAGCGGCGGCGGCAGCCTGGGTGCCGTGCAAGTGGGCATGATGCAGGCGCTGGCGCGCGCGGGTGTGGTTCCCGATTGCATCGTCGGCGCTTCGGTTGGCGCATTAAACGGTGCGATTTTTGCCCAAGACCCCACGCCTGCGCGCGCCGATGCGCTGGCCGATCTGTGGATGAGCCTGCGCCGCGAGGACGTGTTTCCGCTGTCATTGTGGGCAGGGTTCAGGGCGCTGGTGCTCAAGCGCGATCATGTGGTTGCGCCCGAAGCGTTGCAGCGGCTGCTCGACCGCGCGCTGCAAGTGCAACGCTTTGAACAAATGAAAATCCCGCTGCACATCGTTGCCAGCGATGCCCTAAACGGCGAAGAAGTGGTGCTGTCCTCCGGCGACGTGCGCACCGCACTGCTGGCCAGTGCCGCGATTCCGGTGGTGTTTCCCAGTGTGCATTACCAGGGGCGGTATCTGGTCGATGGCGGCGTCTCCAGCAACACGCCGATCACCAGTGCCATGCAGCAAGGCGCAACGCGGCTGATCGTGCTGCCCACCGGCACCAGCTGCGGCGCGCGCGAACCGCCGCACCATATGGCGGCGCTGGCGCTGCACATGCTGTCGCTGCTGACGATGCGCCAGCTCGATCGTGACATCGCCCGCTATCAGCGCGACGTGCAAATCATCATCGTGCCGCCGCTGTGTCCGTTGAATGTGTCGGTGTTTGATTTTTCGCACACCCAATCGCTGATCGACCAAGCGCGCGAACAAACGCAAAAGTGGTTGGCTGACGACGGTCTTGCACAAACTGGCGCGCTGCATGTGCCGCTGGCGCACAGCCACCAACCGCACGACCCTGATCACGCCTGCGGCCTGCCAGCAGTCGATTAG